The following proteins come from a genomic window of Spongiibacter tropicus DSM 19543:
- the atpD gene encoding F0F1 ATP synthase subunit beta, protein MSSGRIVQVIGAVIDVEFPRDAVPQVYDALTVTDSGLTLEVQQQLGDGVVRAIALGSSEGLRRGLDVDNTKEKIKVPVGIETLGRIMDVLGNPIDECGPIGEKERMEIHRAAPKYEELAASADLLETGIKVIDLVCPFAKGGKVGLFGGAGVGKTVNMMELINNIATEHSGLSVFAGVGERTREGNDFYHEMQEAGVVNVKEFSKSKVAMVYGQMNEPPGNRLRVALTGLTMAEKFRDEGRDVLLFVDNIYRYTLAGTEVSALLGRMPSAVGYQPTLAEEMGVLQERITSTKTGSITSIQAVYVPADDLTDPSPATTFAHLDSTVVLSRDIAAKGIYPAVDPLDSTSRQLDPLLVGQEHYEVARGVQTVLQRYKELKDIIAILGMDELSEEDKMTVERARKIERFLSQPFHVAEIFTGSPGKYVSLKDTISSFKGILNGDYDHLPEQAFYMVGTIEEAIEKASKL, encoded by the coding sequence ATGAGTAGCGGACGTATCGTACAAGTCATCGGCGCCGTTATCGACGTGGAGTTTCCGCGCGATGCCGTGCCTCAGGTTTATGATGCACTGACAGTTACCGACAGCGGTCTGACCCTGGAAGTACAACAGCAATTGGGTGATGGCGTAGTACGCGCGATCGCACTGGGTTCTTCCGAAGGTCTGCGTCGTGGACTGGACGTTGACAACACCAAAGAAAAAATCAAAGTACCCGTGGGTATCGAAACCCTGGGTCGCATCATGGACGTACTCGGCAACCCCATCGACGAGTGCGGCCCCATCGGCGAAAAAGAGCGCATGGAAATCCACCGCGCTGCGCCCAAATACGAAGAGCTCGCGGCCTCTGCCGACCTGCTGGAAACTGGAATCAAGGTTATCGACCTGGTTTGCCCGTTCGCCAAGGGTGGTAAAGTCGGTCTGTTCGGTGGTGCCGGTGTAGGTAAAACCGTCAACATGATGGAACTGATCAACAACATCGCTACCGAGCACAGCGGTCTGTCAGTCTTCGCCGGTGTGGGTGAGCGGACCCGTGAAGGTAACGACTTCTACCACGAAATGCAGGAAGCTGGCGTTGTAAACGTCAAAGAGTTCAGCAAATCGAAAGTAGCGATGGTCTACGGCCAGATGAACGAGCCGCCGGGCAACCGTCTGCGCGTGGCCCTGACGGGTCTGACCATGGCTGAGAAATTCCGTGACGAAGGTCGTGACGTACTGCTGTTCGTCGACAACATCTACCGTTACACACTGGCCGGTACCGAAGTATCTGCACTGCTGGGTCGTATGCCTTCAGCGGTAGGTTACCAGCCCACCCTGGCGGAAGAGATGGGTGTTCTTCAGGAGCGCATCACCTCAACCAAAACCGGTTCTATCACCTCTATCCAGGCGGTATACGTACCGGCGGATGACTTGACTGACCCGTCACCGGCCACCACCTTTGCTCACTTGGATTCAACGGTTGTACTGAGCCGTGATATCGCCGCCAAAGGTATCTACCCTGCGGTAGATCCGCTGGACTCCACCTCTCGTCAGCTCGATCCCCTGCTGGTCGGTCAAGAGCACTACGAAGTGGCCCGCGGTGTACAGACCGTACTTCAGCGCTACAAAGAGCTGAAAGACATCATCGCCATCCTGGGTATGGACGAACTGTCTGAAGAAGACAAAATGACCGTAGAGCGTGCGCGTAAAATCGAGCGCTTCCTGTCACAGCCTTTCCACGTTGCGGAAATCTTCACCGGCAGCCCCGGTAAGTACGTGTCGCTAAAAGACACCATTTCCAGCTTCAAAGGCATTCTGAACGGTGACTACGACCACCTGCCAGAGCAGGCTTTCTACATGGTCGGCACCATCGAAGAAGCCATCGAGAAAGCGTCTAAACTGTAA
- a CDS encoding F0F1 ATP synthase subunit epsilon, whose amino-acid sequence MAMTIHCDIVSAEEEIFSGRAKLIVANGIQGDLGVTYGHAPLLTSLEPGPVRVVMDNGEEQVYYVSGGYLEVQPNVVSILADTALRADDLDEAAALEAQKQAQHDMLNQNADIDYSRAAARLAAATAQLRTLQQIRKAMSK is encoded by the coding sequence ATGGCTATGACTATACATTGCGACATCGTAAGTGCCGAAGAAGAAATCTTCTCCGGCCGCGCCAAACTGATCGTTGCCAATGGTATCCAGGGCGACCTAGGTGTGACCTACGGCCACGCGCCGCTACTCACCTCACTCGAGCCGGGTCCGGTTCGTGTCGTCATGGACAACGGTGAAGAGCAAGTTTACTACGTGTCCGGTGGCTACCTCGAAGTGCAGCCCAATGTGGTCAGCATTCTGGCTGATACTGCATTGCGTGCCGACGACCTCGACGAGGCAGCCGCGCTGGAAGCGCAGAAACAAGCGCAGCACGATATGCTGAATCAGAACGCGGATATTGATTATTCGCGGGCGGCAGCGCGGTTGGCGGCAGCCACGGCGCAGTTGCGGACCTTGCAGCAGATTCGCAAGGCGATGAGCAAGTAA
- a CDS encoding spermidine synthase: MFEEIDSQESPIGEISLRRRRIPAFGERDIYEVKLGDEFLMSSMFYAAEEALSTLGLAAVQGEDLRVVVGGLGLGYTAVKALEDARIAELLVVEALDTVIGWHRNELVPLGRVLNADARNRYVLGSFFDLATSPETGFDPDCDGQRVDAILLDIDHSPTEYLNSANASFYTTDNLSLMAQQLRPGGVFAMWSQNLPDAEFEALLKTVFPSVESHVVAFYNPFQNNEATNSVYVCVTAEQGR, encoded by the coding sequence ATGTTTGAAGAGATTGATAGCCAGGAGTCGCCAATTGGGGAGATTTCGCTTCGCCGTCGCCGGATTCCGGCATTTGGGGAGCGGGACATCTATGAGGTGAAGCTCGGCGATGAGTTTTTGATGTCGAGTATGTTTTACGCGGCGGAGGAGGCATTGTCGACGCTGGGGCTGGCGGCGGTACAGGGGGAGGACTTACGTGTGGTGGTGGGCGGTTTGGGCCTCGGCTACACAGCGGTAAAGGCGCTGGAGGATGCGCGGATTGCCGAGTTGCTGGTGGTGGAGGCGCTGGATACGGTGATTGGCTGGCACCGGAATGAGTTGGTGCCGCTGGGCCGTGTGTTAAATGCGGATGCGCGCAACCGCTATGTGTTGGGCAGTTTTTTCGATCTGGCAACCTCGCCGGAGACCGGCTTTGATCCGGACTGTGACGGTCAGCGCGTCGACGCGATTCTGCTGGATATCGACCATTCCCCCACCGAGTATTTGAATTCGGCGAACGCGAGTTTTTATACGACGGATAATCTGTCGCTGATGGCGCAGCAGTTGCGGCCGGGCGGGGTGTTTGCGATGTGGTCGCAGAATTTGCCGGATGCCGAGTTTGAGGCGCTGTTGAAAACGGTATTTCCGTCGGTGGAATCCCATGTGGTGGCGTTCTACAACCCTTTTCAGAATAACGAAGCGACGAATTCGGTGTATGTCTGCGTAACGGCAGAGCAGGGGCGTTAA
- a CDS encoding DUF2238 domain-containing protein: protein MAKALWLIVFFAVLLWSAVNPHDRITWWLEVAPALIGFGLIVTTYKRFPLTPLLYGLVLAHCVVLMVGGHYTYAEVPGFTGWFGSERNNYDKIGHFFQGFVPAILAREILIRKQVVNGSRWLALFVVSVCLAFSAFYELIEWWVAELSGEGAEAFLGTQGYVWDTQSDMALALLGSIAALLSLSAVHTRQLQRLPKMA from the coding sequence ATGGCAAAAGCACTGTGGTTGATCGTGTTTTTCGCGGTGCTGCTGTGGTCGGCGGTGAACCCCCACGATCGCATCACCTGGTGGTTGGAAGTTGCTCCGGCGCTGATCGGTTTTGGCTTGATAGTGACGACTTACAAACGCTTTCCGCTTACCCCACTGCTGTACGGCCTGGTTCTGGCGCACTGTGTGGTGCTGATGGTTGGCGGTCATTACACCTATGCCGAAGTGCCCGGTTTTACCGGTTGGTTCGGCAGCGAGCGCAATAACTACGACAAGATCGGTCATTTCTTTCAGGGCTTTGTTCCCGCCATCCTGGCGCGTGAAATCCTCATTCGTAAACAGGTAGTGAACGGTAGCCGCTGGCTGGCGCTGTTCGTGGTGTCGGTGTGCCTCGCCTTCAGCGCCTTTTACGAGCTGATTGAGTGGTGGGTGGCCGAACTGAGCGGCGAAGGCGCCGAGGCGTTTCTCGGTACCCAGGGCTATGTCTGGGATACCCAATCCGATATGGCGCTGGCGCTACTTGGCAGTATCGCGGCGCTATTGAGCCTGTCGGCAGTTCACACTCGCCAGTTGCAGCGATTGCCAAAAATGGCTTGA
- the glmU gene encoding bifunctional UDP-N-acetylglucosamine diphosphorylase/glucosamine-1-phosphate N-acetyltransferase GlmU: protein MSLEVIILAAGQGTRMRSKKPKVLHPLAGKPMLQHAIDAAAQTSPAAIHVVVGHGAEQVKVAVAHPALQWALQAEQKGTGHAVAQGLDAVADEATVLITYGDVPLVRAETLQNMVDRCADNLVLLTATLDNPTGYGRIIRDASGAVQAIVEQKDATAEQLAVQEVNTGMMALPAKYLREWLPKLSANNAQGEYYLTDIIAMAVAQGVAVEVAQPAALWEVEGVNNRLQLNALERQYQRLQAEALMTEGASLADADRIDIRGALHIGQDVSIDVNCVFEGEVTLGDDVQIGPNCVISNSRVASGSVIRANSVLEDAVVGEDCTVGPFARLRPGTVLAKAARIGNFVETKNAQVGEGSKINHLSYVGDATLGSNVNIGAGTITCNYDGVNKSRTEIGDNAFVGSNTSLVAPVSVGQSATVAAGSTITGNIADGELGVARGRQRNIRGWKRPQKRS from the coding sequence GTGTCTCTGGAAGTGATTATTTTGGCAGCGGGTCAGGGCACCCGCATGCGCTCTAAAAAGCCGAAGGTATTGCACCCACTGGCGGGCAAGCCGATGCTTCAGCACGCCATTGATGCGGCCGCGCAAACGTCGCCGGCGGCGATTCATGTGGTGGTGGGGCACGGCGCCGAGCAGGTGAAGGTGGCGGTGGCGCATCCCGCCCTGCAATGGGCCTTGCAGGCCGAGCAAAAGGGCACTGGCCACGCGGTGGCGCAGGGGCTGGATGCGGTTGCCGACGAGGCCACGGTATTGATTACCTACGGCGATGTGCCGCTGGTGCGCGCCGAAACTTTGCAGAATATGGTGGATCGCTGTGCCGATAATTTGGTGCTGCTGACCGCCACGCTGGATAACCCCACGGGCTACGGCCGGATTATTCGCGATGCCTCCGGCGCGGTGCAGGCGATTGTCGAGCAGAAAGATGCGACCGCTGAGCAGTTGGCGGTGCAGGAAGTGAATACCGGCATGATGGCGCTGCCCGCCAAATACCTGCGCGAGTGGCTGCCAAAGCTGTCGGCTAACAATGCCCAGGGCGAGTACTACCTTACCGATATTATTGCCATGGCCGTGGCCCAGGGCGTGGCCGTAGAGGTGGCGCAACCGGCGGCGCTGTGGGAAGTGGAGGGGGTGAACAACCGCCTGCAGTTGAACGCGCTAGAGCGCCAATACCAGCGCCTGCAGGCCGAGGCGCTGATGACCGAGGGCGCGAGCCTGGCCGATGCCGATCGCATTGATATTCGCGGCGCGCTGCACATCGGCCAGGATGTCAGCATCGACGTGAACTGTGTGTTTGAGGGTGAGGTGACCCTTGGCGACGACGTGCAGATTGGCCCCAACTGCGTGATCAGCAATAGCCGCGTGGCGTCGGGCAGTGTGATTCGCGCCAACTCGGTGCTGGAAGATGCCGTGGTCGGCGAGGACTGCACCGTCGGGCCCTTTGCGCGGCTGCGTCCCGGCACCGTGCTGGCCAAGGCCGCGCGTATTGGCAATTTTGTCGAGACCAAGAACGCGCAGGTGGGTGAGGGCAGCAAGATTAATCACCTTAGCTATGTTGGCGATGCGACGCTGGGCAGCAACGTGAATATCGGCGCGGGCACCATTACCTGCAATTACGACGGGGTGAACAAATCCCGCACCGAAATCGGCGATAATGCCTTTGTCGGCTCAAACACCTCGCTGGTGGCGCCGGTGTCGGTGGGCCAATCGGCCACTGTGGCCGCAGGCTCGACCATCACCGGCAATATTGCCGACGGCGAACTGGGAGTGGCCCGGGGCCGACAGCGTAATATACGGGGCTGGAAGCGCCCCCAAAAGCGCTCCTGA
- the glmS gene encoding glutamine--fructose-6-phosphate transaminase (isomerizing): MCGIVGAVAQRDVADILLEGLRRLEYRGYDSAGMAVISPEGYNDRRKRVGKVEALAEALKAQPLPGRIGVAHTRWATHGEPSEVNAHPHNSGKLSLVHNGIIENHEALRARLRKLGYEFVSATDTETIVHLVHHYYQQQRDLLGAVKLAVTELEGAYGLAVIHADQPDKLVCARKGSPLVIGIGIGENFIASDQLALRQVTDRFVYLEEGDIAEVSAGHYRIWDAQQQPVVREVSQIDTAAESADRGHYRHYMLKEIYEQPMVIQRSLAARLGSKKILVETLGARANELLSTVSSVQIVACGTSYHAGMVAKYWIEGVAGVPCRVEVASEFRYRKFKVQENTLFVTISQSGETADTLAALRLAKTLGYSASLAICNVALSSLVRESDMYLMTEAGPEIGVASTKAFTTQLVALLLLTVALGRHHDLSESDEEAIVAALHRLPVQLDEALALDSAIQQMSEAFADKHHALFLGRGAQWPVAMEGALKLKEISYIHAESYPAGELKHGPLALVDSDMPVIAVAPNDELLEKLKSNLQEVQARGGQLFVFADKAAGFEAADGLQIIELPHVIDIVAPILYTLPLQLLSYHVAILKGTDVDQPRNLAKSVTVE; the protein is encoded by the coding sequence ATGTGTGGAATCGTCGGGGCAGTCGCCCAGCGTGACGTGGCCGATATTCTGTTAGAGGGCCTGCGCCGCCTGGAGTATCGCGGTTATGACTCGGCCGGCATGGCGGTGATTTCCCCCGAAGGCTACAACGATCGCCGCAAGCGCGTGGGCAAGGTCGAGGCGCTGGCAGAGGCACTGAAAGCGCAGCCGCTGCCGGGGCGCATTGGGGTGGCGCATACCCGCTGGGCCACCCACGGCGAACCCTCCGAAGTGAACGCTCACCCCCATAATTCGGGCAAGCTGTCGCTGGTGCACAACGGCATTATCGAAAACCACGAAGCCCTGCGCGCGCGCCTGCGCAAGCTGGGCTACGAGTTTGTCTCGGCCACCGACACCGAAACCATCGTGCACTTGGTTCACCATTACTACCAGCAGCAGCGCGACCTGCTGGGCGCGGTCAAACTGGCCGTGACCGAGCTGGAAGGCGCCTACGGCCTGGCGGTGATTCACGCCGATCAGCCCGATAAATTGGTGTGCGCCCGCAAAGGCAGTCCGCTGGTGATTGGCATTGGTATTGGCGAAAACTTTATCGCCTCTGACCAGCTCGCATTGCGTCAGGTCACCGACCGCTTTGTGTATCTGGAAGAGGGCGATATTGCTGAAGTCAGCGCCGGTCATTACCGCATCTGGGATGCCCAGCAGCAGCCGGTGGTGCGTGAAGTCAGTCAGATTGATACCGCCGCAGAGTCGGCGGATCGCGGCCACTACCGCCACTATATGCTCAAGGAAATCTACGAGCAGCCGATGGTGATTCAGCGCTCGCTGGCGGCGCGTCTGGGCAGCAAGAAAATTCTGGTCGAAACCCTGGGCGCCCGCGCCAATGAGTTGTTGTCGACCGTGTCGTCGGTGCAGATTGTGGCCTGTGGCACCAGTTACCACGCGGGTATGGTCGCCAAGTATTGGATTGAAGGTGTGGCGGGCGTGCCCTGCCGCGTCGAGGTGGCCAGCGAATTCCGCTACCGTAAATTCAAGGTGCAGGAAAATACCCTGTTCGTGACCATCAGCCAGTCCGGTGAAACGGCCGATACCCTGGCGGCGTTGCGTCTCGCCAAAACATTGGGTTACTCCGCCAGTCTGGCAATCTGTAATGTAGCGCTCAGCTCACTGGTGCGCGAATCCGATATGTACCTGATGACCGAGGCCGGGCCGGAGATCGGTGTGGCATCGACCAAGGCGTTTACCACACAGTTGGTGGCGCTGCTGCTGCTGACCGTCGCGCTGGGTCGCCATCACGACCTCAGCGAGTCCGACGAGGAAGCGATTGTTGCCGCGCTGCACCGCCTGCCCGTTCAGCTCGACGAAGCCCTTGCGCTGGACAGTGCGATCCAGCAGATGTCCGAAGCCTTTGCCGACAAGCATCACGCCCTGTTCCTCGGGCGGGGTGCACAGTGGCCAGTGGCGATGGAAGGGGCACTCAAGCTCAAGGAAATTTCCTATATCCACGCCGAAAGCTATCCGGCGGGTGAACTGAAGCACGGCCCGCTGGCACTGGTCGACAGCGATATGCCGGTGATTGCGGTGGCACCCAACGACGAGCTGTTGGAAAAACTGAAATCCAATCTGCAGGAAGTGCAGGCGCGCGGCGGCCAGTTGTTTGTGTTTGCCGACAAGGCAGCGGGCTTTGAAGCCGCGGATGGCCTGCAGATTATTGAACTGCCCCACGTTATCGATATTGTCGCGCCCATCCTCTATACCCTGCCGCTGCAATTGCTCAGCTATCACGTGGCGATTCTGAAAGGCACCGACGTCGACCAGCCCAGAAACCTGGCCAAGTCAGTGACGGTTGAGTAA